The Fragaria vesca subsp. vesca linkage group LG2, FraVesHawaii_1.0, whole genome shotgun sequence genome includes a window with the following:
- the LOC101296254 gene encoding selenoprotein K-like, whose product MAYVERGVVKSKRSIWRLKTITDFFWAIVNLIGVFFATMFSMEKSDAYRKGSGASKKWDGGGPGGPGGGPYGGGPRGPPRGLDNVRGIDHSSLPACGSCCG is encoded by the exons ATGGCGTACGTCGAGCGAG GCGTTGTGAAATCCAAGCGATCCATTTGGCGACTCAAAACGATAACGGACTTCTTCTGGGCCATCGTCAACTTGATAGGCGTGTTTTTTGCTACAATGTTCTCA ATGGAAAAGTCGGATGCTTACAGAAAAGGATCCGGGGCTAGCAAAAAATGGGATGGCGGTGGGCCTGGAGGCCCTGGAGGGGGACCATATGGCGGTGGTCCTCGTGGGCCACCTCGTGGGCTTGACAATGTTCGTGGCATCGACCATA GTTCCTTACCTGCCTGTGGTTCCTGCTGTGGTTAA